A region of Ferruginibacter albus DNA encodes the following proteins:
- a CDS encoding FN3 associated domain-containing protein: MKIFRNYYTSPQQKWQAVLFNWCIAFNCLLIFLLLFEDRLHVPVFLQVFGRAHPLVLHFPIVLLLVAFIAETVIASHKENIFRNAANLILLSASFTAVIAALMGLFLSREQGYTGSGIAVHKWLGIACSLVSAGWYGCRNYIRRSKILAISLGSCISVLLLITGHKGGDITHGEGFLLAPYHTGDAQPKVALQDALIFQHLVKPIFESKCLSCHNSNKAKGDLVMETQELLLKGGKSGKLWDTTAAGLGLMLHRIHLPLEDKEHMPPGGKTQLTDEELRILYLWIKGGASFTKKVTDLSPGDSLRMIAASVFKNDDEDKYDFAAADEKLISTLNTAYRVVEPIATGSPALTVSFFGIAQFKNDQVKELDKIKNNIVSLQLNKMPVTDEDLKVIGGFTNLRDLNLSFTAVKGDGLKYLSTLQQLQHLSLSGTAVSISSLKALSQLKKLRSLEIWNTTITTKDLATVKANFSKTNIDLGYDGDTVIAKLSNPIIDDHKKIFASSISITLKSPVRAALIHYTIDGTQPDSLSPVYKEPIVFTKTSSIAAKAYLKGWINSDVVTANFYKDSIKIDSIQLVTQPNPQYISNAQGGKSFIDGMTGNPAFFSTPEWVGYKDNVLEAYLFFNTPQNVHSIGFSVLMDIGNYILPPQKIEIWGGDNAHSLKLLTRTTPGQPAVASPAYSKAFTVDFPIRKLKVIKVVAIPVSQLPEILHDKKEKGWIFLDEIMVN; the protein is encoded by the coding sequence GTGAAGATCTTCAGAAATTATTATACCTCGCCTCAACAAAAATGGCAAGCTGTTCTTTTTAACTGGTGCATAGCTTTTAACTGCCTGCTGATTTTTTTATTGCTGTTTGAAGATCGGTTACACGTGCCTGTTTTCCTACAGGTTTTCGGCAGAGCTCATCCTTTGGTATTGCATTTTCCTATTGTATTGTTGTTGGTAGCTTTTATTGCTGAAACAGTGATAGCTTCCCATAAAGAAAATATTTTTAGGAACGCTGCCAACTTGATATTGCTTTCAGCTTCGTTTACGGCAGTGATAGCAGCCTTGATGGGACTTTTTTTATCAAGAGAGCAAGGATATACCGGCAGTGGAATAGCCGTACATAAATGGCTGGGCATTGCCTGTTCTTTAGTAAGTGCCGGCTGGTATGGCTGTAGAAACTATATACGAAGAAGTAAGATACTTGCCATCTCTTTAGGATCCTGTATTTCTGTCTTACTATTGATCACCGGCCATAAAGGAGGGGATATTACACATGGCGAGGGGTTTTTGCTGGCGCCTTACCATACCGGTGATGCACAACCGAAAGTAGCTTTACAGGATGCTCTTATCTTTCAGCATTTGGTAAAACCCATCTTCGAAAGCAAATGTTTAAGTTGCCATAATAGCAATAAAGCCAAAGGCGACCTGGTGATGGAAACACAGGAACTGTTGCTTAAAGGTGGCAAAAGCGGAAAGCTATGGGATACTACTGCAGCAGGATTAGGATTGATGTTACACCGCATTCATTTGCCATTGGAAGATAAAGAGCACATGCCGCCCGGTGGCAAAACACAATTAACAGACGAGGAACTACGGATCCTGTATTTATGGATAAAAGGCGGAGCTTCTTTTACAAAAAAAGTAACCGATCTTTCTCCCGGCGATTCATTGCGCATGATCGCTGCATCGGTGTTTAAAAATGATGATGAAGACAAATACGATTTTGCAGCAGCAGATGAAAAACTTATTTCAACATTAAATACCGCATATAGGGTAGTAGAGCCCATCGCAACAGGATCACCGGCATTGACTGTAAGTTTTTTTGGAATAGCCCAGTTTAAAAATGATCAGGTAAAAGAGCTGGATAAAATAAAAAACAATATCGTATCACTACAATTGAATAAGATGCCTGTTACAGATGAAGATCTGAAAGTAATAGGAGGGTTCACAAATTTAAGAGACCTTAATTTATCTTTTACAGCTGTTAAAGGCGATGGATTAAAATACCTGTCAACACTACAACAACTGCAACACTTATCGCTTTCCGGAACGGCTGTTTCCATAAGTTCATTAAAAGCTTTATCTCAACTTAAAAAACTTCGATCTTTAGAAATTTGGAATACAACCATTACCACCAAAGACCTGGCAACAGTAAAAGCCAATTTTTCAAAAACGAATATTGACCTGGGGTACGACGGAGATACAGTAATTGCCAAACTCAGCAATCCTATAATTGATGATCATAAAAAGATCTTTGCAAGCTCTATATCCATTACGCTTAAGAGTCCTGTTAGAGCGGCTTTAATTCATTATACAATTGATGGCACTCAACCCGATAGTCTTTCTCCCGTTTATAAAGAGCCGATCGTATTTACTAAAACAAGTTCCATTGCTGCGAAAGCCTATTTAAAAGGATGGATAAATAGTGATGTAGTTACTGCCAATTTTTACAAGGATAGTATTAAGATAGACAGCATTCAACTGGTAACCCAACCAAATCCTCAATATATATCGAATGCTCAAGGCGGTAAAAGCTTTATTGACGGAATGACCGGCAACCCGGCATTTTTTAGCACACCTGAATGGGTTGGTTACAAAGACAATGTATTGGAAGCTTATTTGTTTTTTAATACGCCACAAAACGTTCACTCTATTGGCTTCAGTGTACTAATGGATATCGGCAATTATATATTGCCTCCACAAAAAATAGAAATTTGGGGCGGCGATAACGCTCATTCATTAAAACTATTGACAAGAACAACACCAGGGCAACCCGCTGTTGCTTCCCCGGCTTATTCCAAAGCATTTACCGTTGATTTCCCTATCCGAAAACTTAAGGTAATAAAAGTGGTGGCAATACCTGTAAGCCAATTGCCCGAAATACTTCATGATAAAAAAGAAAAGGGCTGGATATTTTTAGATGAGATAATGGTGAATTAA
- a CDS encoding SIMPL domain-containing protein, with protein MKDSSFLKPAIIGLAIVLTALILGKSFKNRNAAQDSISVTGLGSVDFTSDEISWSGSFSTKATEAKDAYNLISADKEKVKTFFISKGFKENEFSFGGVNFDKAYRTITLESENNVTKTEQVFDGYTATQTVNFVGIKNPALMKKIEDVIDHTAELINSGIEFNSNAVQYTYSDLPSLKHNLIEKASQDAKERAQKIVRTADGRLGKLKDASMGVFQITGKGSVEEDSYGGNNDTYSKAKTARITVRLTYELD; from the coding sequence ATGAAAGATAGTTCCTTTCTTAAGCCAGCCATCATCGGTCTGGCTATTGTTTTAACTGCACTTATCCTTGGTAAGTCTTTTAAAAACCGTAATGCCGCACAAGACTCTATTTCTGTAACCGGCTTAGGATCCGTAGATTTTACCTCCGACGAAATTTCCTGGTCGGGTAGCTTTAGTACAAAAGCCACGGAAGCCAAAGATGCTTACAACCTCATCAGTGCCGATAAAGAAAAAGTAAAGACATTTTTTATTTCAAAAGGATTTAAAGAGAATGAATTTTCGTTTGGTGGTGTAAACTTTGATAAAGCGTATCGAACCATCACGCTTGAATCGGAAAACAATGTTACCAAAACGGAACAAGTTTTTGATGGTTATACAGCTACACAAACTGTAAACTTTGTAGGTATAAAAAATCCGGCGTTGATGAAAAAGATAGAAGACGTGATAGACCATACAGCAGAGCTGATCAACTCCGGTATCGAATTCAACAGCAATGCTGTTCAATATACCTATTCAGATCTGCCAAGCCTTAAACATAACCTGATCGAAAAAGCATCGCAGGATGCAAAAGAAAGAGCGCAAAAAATTGTACGAACAGCCGACGGCAGACTGGGTAAACTGAAAGATGCCAGCATGGGTGTTTTTCAAATTACAGGAAAAGGATCTGTTGAAGAAGATAGTTATGGAGGTAATAATGACACGTACAGTAAAGCAAAAACAGCACGCATTACTGTTCGGTTAACGTATGAACTGGATTAA
- the rpoB gene encoding DNA-directed RNA polymerase subunit beta codes for MSATKSPAAKRINFGKIEHLAETPDLLGIQIQSFKDFFQLETTPDKRNNEGLFRVFKENFPITDTRNIFVLEFLDYFVDPPRYTIEECIERGLTYAVPLKAKLRLSCNDEEHVDFQTIVQDVFLGNIPYMTPRGTFVINGAERVVVSQLHRSPGVFFGQSIHPNGTKIYSARVIPFKGAWMEFATDINNVMYAYIDRKKKFPVTTLLRSIGYETDKDILELFGMADEVQVSKKSLEKYIGKRLAARVLRTWVEDFVDEDTGEVVSIERNEIVLERDTVLDEENIAMIVEMEVKSVFVQKEEVSGDYAIIYNTLNKDTSNSELEAVQHIYRQLRGADAPDNETARGIIDKLFFSDKRYDLGEVGRYKINRRLGLNYPLEKKVLTKEDIISIIKYLVLLTNGKSEVDDIDHLSNRRVRTVGEQLYAQFGVGLARMARTIRERMNVRDNEVFTPVDLINARTLSSVINSFFGTSQLSQFLDQTNPLSEITHKRRISALGPGGLSRERAGFEVRDVHYSHYGRLCTIETPEGPNIGLISTLCVHAKINDMGFIETPYRKVTDGKVDMKKITFLSAEEEDTAKIAQANIDLDDKGNFVEDKIKSRQTGDFPILEKDEVEFMDVAPNQIVGLSASLIPFLEHDDANRALMGSNMQRQAVPLILPEVPVVGTGLEGKAARDARIQVHAEGNGVVEYVDANEIHVRYNRNETQQLVSFEEDLKVYKLTKFVRTNQETCINLRPAVVKGQKVVEGDFLTEGYATKGGEMALGRNLKVAFMPWKGYNFEDAIVISEKVVKDDWFTSIHISEFETEVRDTKLGEEELTPDIPNVSEEATKDLDQNGIIRIGAHIKEGDIIIGKITPKGESDPTPEEKLLRAIFGDKAGDAKDASLKAPSGTEGVVIGKKLFQRAKKDKNSKVREKASLEKIEKVHEKNEADILELLINKLQVLLTNHASAGISNNFGEVLIGKGAKFNQKNLSNIDYLNVNPLNWTGDAKVDDLINVLLHNYNIRYNEELGRYKREKFNISIGDELPAGVLKLAKVYLAVKRKLKVGDKMAGRHGNKGIVAKIVRQEDMPFLEDGTPVDIVLNPLGVPSRMNLGQIYETVLGWAGEKLGCKFATPIFDGASVDEIADQIEKAQLPKFGHTYLYDGETGERFDQKATVGIIYVIKLHHMVDDKMHARSIGPYSLITQQPLGGKAQFGGQRFGEMEVWALEAYGASNILQELLTLKSDDIIGRAKAYESIVKGENIPKPGIPESFNVLVHELRGLGLDLTFE; via the coding sequence ATGTCTGCAACAAAATCACCTGCTGCTAAGCGTATCAATTTCGGAAAGATTGAGCACTTAGCGGAAACTCCCGATTTGCTCGGAATCCAGATTCAATCGTTTAAAGATTTTTTCCAGTTAGAGACCACGCCCGATAAACGTAACAACGAAGGGCTGTTCCGTGTGTTCAAGGAAAATTTTCCTATTACCGACACCCGCAACATTTTCGTATTGGAATTTTTGGATTACTTCGTAGATCCTCCGCGTTACACTATCGAAGAATGTATTGAAAGAGGGTTGACCTATGCGGTTCCTCTGAAAGCAAAGCTTCGCTTAAGCTGTAATGATGAAGAACACGTAGATTTCCAGACAATTGTTCAGGATGTGTTCTTAGGTAACATTCCTTACATGACTCCCCGTGGTACATTCGTTATCAACGGTGCTGAGCGTGTAGTGGTTTCTCAATTACACCGTTCACCGGGCGTATTCTTCGGTCAATCGATCCATCCAAACGGAACAAAGATCTACTCTGCAAGGGTAATTCCTTTCAAAGGAGCGTGGATGGAGTTTGCTACAGACATTAATAATGTAATGTATGCTTACATTGACCGTAAGAAAAAATTCCCTGTAACTACCTTATTGCGTTCTATCGGCTACGAAACAGATAAAGACATCCTTGAACTGTTTGGTATGGCGGATGAAGTACAGGTTTCTAAAAAATCATTGGAAAAATATATCGGCAAACGTTTAGCTGCTCGTGTATTACGTACATGGGTAGAAGATTTTGTGGATGAAGATACCGGTGAGGTGGTAAGTATTGAACGTAACGAGATCGTATTGGAGCGTGATACCGTGTTGGATGAAGAGAACATCGCAATGATCGTTGAGATGGAAGTGAAGAGCGTATTCGTTCAAAAAGAAGAAGTAAGCGGTGATTATGCGATCATCTACAATACATTAAATAAAGATACTTCTAACAGTGAATTGGAGGCGGTTCAGCACATTTATCGTCAATTGCGTGGTGCAGATGCTCCTGATAATGAAACTGCTAGAGGGATCATTGATAAATTATTCTTCAGTGATAAACGGTATGATCTGGGTGAAGTAGGCCGTTATAAGATCAACCGTCGCTTAGGCTTAAATTATCCTTTAGAGAAAAAAGTATTAACAAAAGAAGACATCATCTCTATCATTAAATACCTGGTATTATTAACCAACGGTAAGAGTGAAGTAGATGATATTGATCACTTAAGCAACCGTCGTGTACGTACCGTTGGCGAACAATTGTATGCACAGTTCGGTGTTGGTTTGGCTCGTATGGCTCGTACCATTCGTGAAAGAATGAACGTACGTGACAACGAGGTATTTACCCCGGTAGATCTGATCAATGCAAGAACATTGTCCTCAGTTATCAACTCTTTCTTCGGAACTTCTCAGCTATCACAGTTCTTAGATCAAACAAATCCTCTTTCTGAAATTACGCACAAACGTCGTATCTCAGCGTTAGGACCCGGTGGTTTAAGTCGTGAAAGAGCTGGTTTCGAGGTTCGTGACGTACACTATTCGCACTACGGTCGTTTGTGTACCATCGAAACACCGGAAGGTCCAAACATTGGTTTGATCTCTACACTTTGTGTACATGCTAAGATCAATGATATGGGCTTTATCGAAACACCTTATCGCAAGGTAACCGATGGTAAAGTGGACATGAAGAAGATCACTTTCTTAAGTGCAGAAGAAGAAGATACAGCGAAAATTGCACAGGCAAATATCGATCTTGATGATAAAGGAAACTTCGTTGAAGATAAGATCAAGAGTCGCCAAACAGGTGACTTCCCGATCCTGGAAAAAGATGAAGTAGAATTCATGGACGTTGCTCCTAACCAAATTGTTGGTTTGAGCGCTTCATTGATCCCGTTCTTAGAGCATGATGATGCTAACCGTGCGTTGATGGGATCGAACATGCAACGCCAGGCTGTACCATTGATCCTTCCTGAAGTTCCGGTAGTAGGAACAGGGTTGGAAGGTAAAGCTGCCCGTGATGCAAGGATCCAGGTGCATGCAGAAGGAAACGGTGTGGTAGAGTATGTAGATGCAAACGAAATTCATGTACGTTATAATAGGAACGAAACACAACAATTGGTAAGCTTTGAAGAAGACTTGAAAGTTTACAAACTGACAAAATTCGTTCGTACCAACCAGGAAACATGTATCAACTTACGTCCTGCGGTGGTAAAAGGACAGAAAGTAGTGGAAGGCGATTTCTTAACCGAAGGTTATGCAACCAAAGGTGGTGAAATGGCGTTGGGACGTAACCTGAAAGTAGCGTTCATGCCTTGGAAAGGGTACAACTTCGAGGATGCGATCGTTATCTCTGAAAAAGTGGTAAAAGACGATTGGTTCACTTCTATCCATATCAGTGAGTTTGAAACGGAAGTACGTGATACAAAACTGGGCGAAGAAGAATTGACGCCGGATATTCCGAACGTAAGTGAAGAAGCAACAAAAGACCTAGACCAAAACGGTATCATCCGTATTGGAGCACATATTAAAGAAGGCGATATCATCATCGGTAAGATCACTCCTAAAGGAGAAAGTGATCCTACACCGGAAGAAAAGCTATTACGTGCCATCTTCGGTGATAAAGCGGGTGATGCTAAAGATGCATCTTTAAAAGCACCAAGTGGTACAGAAGGTGTGGTGATCGGTAAAAAATTATTCCAACGTGCTAAGAAAGATAAGAACTCAAAAGTTCGTGAAAAAGCAAGCCTGGAAAAAATTGAAAAAGTTCACGAAAAGAACGAAGCAGATATTTTAGAATTATTGATCAACAAGCTACAGGTATTATTGACAAACCATGCTTCTGCAGGTATCAGCAATAATTTCGGTGAAGTATTGATCGGTAAAGGCGCTAAGTTCAATCAAAAGAATTTATCTAACATCGATTACCTGAACGTAAATCCATTAAACTGGACAGGTGATGCGAAAGTGGATGATCTGATCAACGTGTTGTTGCATAACTACAACATCCGTTACAACGAAGAGTTAGGTCGTTATAAGAGAGAAAAATTCAACATCAGCATCGGGGATGAATTACCTGCAGGTGTATTGAAATTAGCTAAAGTATATCTTGCCGTTAAACGTAAGTTGAAAGTGGGAGATAAGATGGCGGGTCGTCACGGTAACAAGGGTATTGTGGCTAAGATCGTTCGCCAGGAAGATATGCCTTTCCTGGAAGATGGAACTCCGGTTGATATCGTATTGAATCCATTGGGTGTACCTAGTCGTATGAACCTTGGACAGATCTACGAAACCGTATTAGGCTGGGCTGGTGAAAAATTAGGATGCAAATTCGCTACTCCGATCTTTGATGGTGCGAGTGTAGATGAAATTGCTGATCAAATTGAAAAAGCTCAATTACCTAAGTTTGGTCACACGTATTTATATGATGGCGAAACCGGCGAACGCTTTGACCAAAAAGCAACCGTTGGTATCATCTACGTGATTAAACTTCACCATATGGTGGATGATAAAATGCACGCTCGTTCTATCGGGCCATACAGCTTGATCACACAACAACCTTTGGGCGGTAAAGCTCAATTCGGTGGTCAGCGTTTTGGTGAAATGGAAGTGTGGGCATTGGAAGCTTATGGTGCATCTAATATTTTACAAGAGTTATTGACGTTGAAATCGGATGATATTATCGGAAGAGCAAAAGCGTACGAATCGATTGTAAAAGGAGAGAACATACCTAAGCCCGGTATTCCGGAATCGTTCAATGTATTGGTGCATGAGTTGAGAGGTTTGGGATTGGATCTGACGTTTGAATAA
- the rpoC gene encoding DNA-directed RNA polymerase subunit beta' — MAFKKENRPRSTFSQITIGLASPDSILEKSFGEVLKPETINYRTYKPERDGLFCERIFGPVKDYECACGKYKRIRYKGIVCDRCGVEVTEKKVRRERMGHIKLVVPVVHIWYFKSLPNKIGYLLGMSSKKLETIIYYERFVVIQSGIRADKGQNFGDLLTEEEYLDILDTLPKDNQYLPDEDPNKFIAKMGAEAVHDLLQRIDLDQLSFDLRNAAANETSQQRKADALKRLSVVESFRDANTRINNRPEWMVMQYIPVIPPELRPLVPLDGGRFASSDLNDLYRRVIIRNNRLKRLLEIKAPEVILRNEKRMLQEAIDSLFDNSRKSNAVKAEGGRALKSLSDVLKGKQGRFRQNLLGKRVDYSGRSVIVVGPELKMHECGLPKDMAAELFKPFIIRKLIERGIVKTVKSARKLVDKKEAVIWDILENILKGHPVMLNRAPTLHRLSIQAFQPKLIEGKAIQLHPLVTTAFNADFDGDQMAVHVPLSNAAVLEAQMLMLSSHNILNPQNGTPITLPSQDMVLGLYYITKGKKSTPEEPVKGENKAFYSAEEVIIAYNEKQVDLHAGIRVKVNVRNPNGEIENKLIETTVGRVIFNQHVPKGAGFVNALLTKKSLREIIGDIIKWTNIPTTAKFLDDIKTLGYRMAFKGGLSFNINDLIIPAVKQELIDNATVEVEEVWENYNMGLITNNERYNQTVDIWSRVDTRITETLIRELAADKQGFNSVYMMLDSGARGSKQQIKQLAGIRGLMAKPRKSGSSGSEIIENPILSNFKDGLNVLEYFISTHGARKGLADTALKTADAGYLTRRLVDVSQDVVINDEDCGTLRGIATSALKDNEDIIEPLSDRIAGRMSLHHVFDPVTEELLISAGEEIDADVAKKIEDAGIETVEIRSVLTCESKRGVCVKCYGKNLATGYLAQKGDAVGIIAAQSIGEPGTQLTLRTFHVGGVAGSASVESTLPAKFDGTIQFDGLRTVTAEDNEGKKIQIVIGRTGEVRISDVKNDRLLITNNIPYGATLNVKDGQKVAKGDVICTWDPFNNVIVSEIVGKVKLDSVIEGVTYREEADEQTGHKEKVIIETKDKTKIPSITVEGKEHKNYNLPVGSHIVIEDGEDVKNGQVLVKIPRVLSKLKDITGGLPRVTELFEARNPGNPAVVCEIDGVVTFGNIKRGNREIIVEAKDGVIKKYLVPLTRQILVQDGDFVKAGSPLSDGQIAPADILAIKGPFAVQEYVVNEIQEVYRLQGVKINDKHIEVIVRQMMRKVTIEDAGDTKFLEGDTEDRHDFNAENDYIFDKKVVTESGDSSKLRSGQIVTLRDVREENSILRRTDKKLVEFRDASPATSSPLLLGITKASLGTHSWISAASFQETTKVLSSAAINGKTDEMLGLKENVITGHPIPAGTGLRDFDNMIVGSKEEYELLMTTKEVMSFDEEE, encoded by the coding sequence ATGGCTTTCAAAAAAGAAAATCGCCCCCGTTCTACGTTTTCACAGATTACAATAGGTTTGGCTTCGCCTGATAGCATTTTGGAAAAAAGCTTTGGTGAAGTGTTGAAGCCTGAAACCATTAACTATCGTACGTACAAGCCTGAAAGAGATGGTTTGTTCTGCGAAAGGATTTTTGGTCCGGTAAAGGATTACGAATGTGCTTGCGGAAAGTACAAGCGTATCCGTTACAAGGGTATTGTGTGCGACCGTTGCGGTGTGGAAGTAACAGAAAAGAAAGTTCGTCGTGAAAGAATGGGACACATCAAACTGGTGGTTCCTGTAGTTCACATTTGGTATTTTAAATCATTACCTAACAAGATCGGTTATTTGTTGGGGATGAGCTCTAAAAAATTAGAAACAATCATTTACTACGAACGCTTTGTAGTTATTCAAAGCGGTATTCGTGCAGATAAAGGACAAAACTTCGGAGATCTTTTAACTGAAGAAGAATATTTGGATATCTTGGACACGTTGCCAAAAGACAACCAGTATCTTCCTGATGAAGATCCGAACAAGTTCATTGCTAAAATGGGAGCAGAAGCGGTGCATGATCTATTGCAACGCATCGACCTTGACCAATTAAGCTTTGATCTGCGTAACGCTGCAGCTAACGAAACATCTCAACAACGTAAAGCAGATGCATTAAAGCGTTTGAGCGTTGTAGAAAGTTTCCGTGATGCTAATACAAGAATCAACAACCGTCCTGAATGGATGGTAATGCAATACATTCCTGTTATTCCACCGGAATTGCGTCCGTTAGTTCCTTTGGATGGCGGTCGTTTTGCATCATCTGATCTGAACGATCTATATCGTCGTGTGATCATCCGTAATAATCGTTTAAAAAGATTATTAGAAATTAAAGCTCCTGAAGTGATCTTACGTAATGAAAAACGTATGTTACAGGAAGCGATCGATTCATTGTTTGACAACAGCCGTAAATCAAATGCTGTTAAAGCAGAAGGTGGACGTGCGTTGAAATCATTGAGCGATGTATTGAAAGGTAAGCAAGGGCGTTTCCGTCAGAACTTATTAGGTAAACGTGTTGACTATTCCGGTCGTTCGGTTATCGTGGTTGGTCCTGAATTGAAAATGCACGAATGTGGTTTACCAAAAGATATGGCTGCAGAATTATTCAAGCCATTTATCATTCGTAAATTAATTGAAAGAGGTATTGTAAAAACAGTAAAATCAGCCAGAAAATTAGTTGATAAAAAAGAAGCTGTTATTTGGGATATCCTGGAAAATATATTGAAGGGTCACCCGGTAATGTTAAACCGTGCCCCAACACTTCACCGTTTGTCAATACAGGCTTTCCAGCCTAAGTTGATTGAAGGTAAAGCGATTCAATTACACCCGTTGGTAACAACGGCATTCAACGCGGATTTTGATGGTGACCAGATGGCGGTTCACGTGCCTTTGAGCAACGCTGCCGTTTTGGAAGCACAAATGTTGATGTTATCATCTCATAACATTTTGAATCCTCAGAACGGTACGCCTATCACACTTCCTTCTCAGGATATGGTGTTGGGATTGTACTACATCACTAAAGGAAAAAAATCAACTCCGGAAGAACCTGTAAAAGGAGAAAACAAAGCATTCTATTCAGCTGAAGAAGTTATCATTGCTTACAATGAAAAGCAAGTTGACTTACATGCAGGGATCAGGGTGAAAGTAAATGTTCGTAACCCCAACGGTGAGATTGAGAATAAATTGATCGAAACAACTGTTGGTCGTGTAATATTCAACCAGCATGTACCTAAAGGTGCAGGTTTCGTAAATGCGTTGTTGACCAAAAAATCGTTAAGAGAGATTATTGGTGATATTATTAAATGGACAAACATTCCAACTACTGCCAAGTTCCTGGATGATATTAAAACATTAGGATACCGTATGGCGTTCAAAGGCGGTTTGTCGTTCAATATTAATGATCTTATCATTCCTGCTGTTAAGCAAGAATTAATTGATAATGCCACTGTAGAGGTTGAAGAAGTTTGGGAAAACTACAATATGGGGCTTATCACCAATAACGAACGTTATAACCAAACAGTAGATATCTGGAGCCGTGTGGATACCAGGATCACTGAAACGTTGATACGTGAACTGGCAGCAGATAAGCAAGGGTTCAACTCTGTTTATATGATGTTGGATTCAGGTGCACGTGGTAGCAAGCAACAGATTAAACAGTTGGCTGGTATCAGGGGGTTGATGGCTAAACCACGTAAATCAGGTTCATCAGGAAGTGAGATCATTGAAAACCCGATCCTTTCCAACTTTAAAGATGGATTGAATGTATTGGAATACTTTATCTCTACGCATGGTGCCCGTAAAGGTTTGGCGGATACAGCGTTGAAAACAGCCGATGCCGGTTACTTGACCCGTCGTTTGGTGGACGTTTCTCAGGATGTTGTTATCAATGATGAAGATTGCGGCACATTGCGTGGTATTGCAACTTCAGCATTAAAAGATAATGAAGATATTATTGAACCATTGAGCGATAGAATAGCAGGTCGTATGTCATTGCATCATGTTTTTGATCCTGTGACGGAAGAATTATTAATTAGCGCCGGCGAAGAAATTGACGCTGATGTTGCTAAGAAAATTGAAGATGCAGGAATTGAAACCGTTGAAATACGCTCTGTATTGACTTGCGAAAGCAAACGTGGTGTGTGTGTGAAATGTTATGGTAAAAACCTGGCTACCGGTTATTTGGCGCAGAAAGGTGATGCAGTAGGTATCATTGCTGCACAAAGTATTGGTGAGCCCGGTACGCAGTTAACACTTCGTACCTTCCACGTGGGTGGTGTGGCTGGTTCGGCTTCGGTTGAATCTACATTGCCTGCTAAATTTGATGGTACTATCCAGTTTGATGGTTTACGTACAGTAACTGCCGAAGATAATGAAGGTAAAAAAATACAGATCGTAATTGGTCGTACGGGTGAGGTTCGTATCAGTGATGTTAAGAACGACCGTTTATTGATCACTAACAATATTCCTTACGGTGCTACCCTGAATGTAAAAGATGGACAGAAAGTTGCTAAAGGCGATGTTATCTGTACATGGGATCCGTTCAACAATGTGATCGTTTCTGAAATTGTTGGTAAGGTTAAATTAGACAGCGTTATCGAAGGTGTTACGTATCGTGAAGAAGCTGATGAACAAACAGGTCACAAAGAAAAAGTGATCATCGAAACAAAAGATAAAACAAAGATACCTTCTATCACTGTTGAAGGAAAAGAACATAAAAACTATAACCTTCCTGTAGGTAGCCATATCGTTATCGAAGATGGTGAAGATGTGAAGAATGGTCAGGTGTTGGTGAAAATTCCTCGTGTGTTAAGCAAATTGAAGGATATCACCGGAGGTCTTCCTCGTGTAACAGAATTGTTTGAGGCAAGAAACCCGGGTAACCCTGCTGTTGTTTGCGAAATTGATGGTGTGGTAACTTTTGGTAACATCAAACGTGGTAACCGTGAGATCATCGTGGAAGCAAAAGATGGTGTTATTAAAAAATACTTAGTTCCATTGACACGCCAGATCCTTGTACAGGATGGTGACTTTGTAAAAGCAGGTTCACCATTATCTGATGGACAAATTGCTCCGGCTGATATATTGGCTATTAAAGGTCCGTTTGCAGTACAAGAGTACGTAGTGAATGAGATCCAGGAAGTATATCGTTTACAAGGTGTGAAGATCAACGACAAGCACATTGAAGTGATCGTTCGCCAGATGATGCGTAAAGTAACCATTGAAGATGCAGGCGATACTAAATTCTTAGAAGGAGATACCGAAGACAGACACGACTTTAACGCAGAGAATGATTACATCTTTGATAAGAAAGTGGTAACTGAATCAGGTGATAGCTCTAAATTACGTTCAGGACAGATTGTTACTTTACGTGATGTACGTGAAGAAAACTCTATCTTACGCAGAACAGACAAAAAACTGGTTGAGTTCCGTGATGCAAGTCCTGCTACATCATCTCCATTATTGTTAGGTATTACCAAAGCATCGTTAGGCACACATAGCTGGATTTCTGCGGCATCGTTCCAGGAAACCACTAAAGTGTTAAGCAGTGCTGCTATCAACGGTAAAACGGATGAAATGTTAGGCTTGAAAGAAAACGTTATCACCGGTCACCCAATACCAGCAGGTACAGGCTTACGTGACTTTGATAACATGATAGTAGGAAGCAAGGAAGAGTATGAATTGCTGATGACTACCAAGGAAGTGATGAGCTTTGATGAAGAAGAGTAA